ATAAGGGCAATAACCAAGCCAACTTATGAAAGTAAATTTAATCTTTATATTTCAATGAATTAAATTCAGGTCTATGCGGGAAAATAATGATAAACAGATATGTTAGATAAAAATGGGTGGGAAGTGACACATCGAAACTTCTTGAATGTGTCATTTTACACATATTTAACATTACCCGAACGTTAGATAAACAAATGGCAGCGCCATGCTGCCATTTTTATTACATGAGATTTGAGAGTCAGCAAGGAGACTGACTCCCCTCTCAAGAAAAACACGAACTTCATATTCATGATGATGCTAAAAGCATAGTTTCTATTGATCATTTTATTAAATAAAGGTTTTTTAAATAGCCGAATTAAGGGCGAACACACTCCCAACTCGGACAGCAAGCCAGTCCGATTCTCCCCCGTACTGGTTGGGAGCGTGTTCAATCTTATTAATGGAACTCAATTCTTTGTTCTGTTTGTGCATCAAAGAATACCGCTTTTGACAGATCAAAATGCAGAGGGGCAATCTGACCAACACGAGCGTCAAACTCAGGAGACAGTCGACATGCCACCTCCTGACCATTGACCTTAATCATCGCGATAGTATCTGGACCAGTGGGTTCCAGAACCTCAAGTTGAAGATCAAGTTGCGTGGTAGCGCTCGATTCCTGATTTTCTTTCTCAGTAATGTGCTCTGGGCGTAAACCAATCACCACTTCCTTACCATCTTGCTCACGCATTGAATTAGGTAAACGGATATGGTGCTCCTGTTCGTTACCACCTTTAACTTTAATCACTGGCTGCTGCTCATCATCAAGATCAACCATGGTCTTAATGAAGTTCATTGATGGAGAACCCATAAAACCGGCAACAAACATATTGTTGGGTGTGTTATAGATTTCATGAGGCGTGCCCAGTTGCTGCAATTCACCATCTTTCATCACTGCAATGCGATCAGCCAGAGTCATCGCTTCAATCTGATCATGAGTCACGTAAACAATCGTAGTATTCAGTTGTTGATGAAGGCGTTTGATCTGATGACGCATTTCGACACGGAGTTTTGCGTCCAGATTCGATAGCGGTTCATCAAACAGATATAACTTAGGTCGGCGCGCTAAGGCTCGTCCCATCGCAACACGCTGACGCTGACCACCTGATAACTGTGATGGCTTACGGTCCAGCAGATGGTCGATTTGTAGCATCTCGGCCACACGCTGCACTTCAGCATCGATCTCGGCGTCAGGCATTTTACGGATCTTAAGGCCAAACGCGATGTTGCCACGCACCGTCATATTTGGATACAAAGCGTATGACTGGAAAACCATCGCGATGTCACGATCTTTTGGCTCCACGACTGAGACATCGCGGCCATCAATCACGATTTCACCTGAACTGATACCTTCTAAGCCAGCAATGGTATTCATCAAGGTTGATTTACCACATCCCGATGGGCCAACCAAAATCAAAAACTCCCCCGAGTCAATGCTGATATCGATTCCCTTAAGGGTTTCCTGTTCCGCTTTTGGGTAGGTTTTACGGATCTGTTTGAGTTCTAAAGTTGCCATTATGATTATCCTTTTACTGATCCGGCGGTCAGGCCACGAACAAAATATTTTCCTGCCAGCACGTAAACCAGCAACGTCGGTAGAGCTGCGATGATGGCTGCGGCCATATCCACGTTGTATTCCTTCACACCTGTACTGGTATTAACTAGGTTGTTAAGTGCTACTGTAATCGGCTGTGTGTCCGACCCTGAATACACCACACCAAACAAGAAATCGTTCCAGATCGATGTGAACTGCCAAATCACAGTCACCATAATAATTGGCGTTGAAAGTGGCAGAAGGATTTTGAAGAAGATGGTAAAGAAGCCCGCCCCATCCAGCTTCGCTGCTTTGATCAACTCATCAGGAATGCTGATGTAGAAGTTGCGGAAGAACAACGTCGTAAAGGCCATACCGTAGATAACGTGAACGGTCACCAAGCCCGCCGTTGTATTAGCTAAGCCCAACTTTCCTAGTACCGCCGCCATAGGCAGCAAGATGACCTGAAATGGGATAAAACAGCCAAACAGCAATAAGCTAAAGAAGAGGTTCGAACCACGAAACTGCCACTTAGTCACAACATAGCCATTGAAAGCGCCAAGTAAGGTTGAGATCGCTACAGCAGGTATCACCATCTGGAAAGAGTTCCAGAAATAACCTTTCACACCTTCACATTTCACTCCGGTGCAAGCTCCGTCCCAAGCTTTATACCAAGCATCAAACACCCACTCTTTGGGTAAGCTCATCAAATTACCCGCTTTGATATCTGGTAAGGTTTTGAATGACGTGATGACCATGACAAACAATGGCATCAGGTAAACCAGACAGAAGAAAATCAGCGCTGAGTAAATGAACAGGCGAGCAAAATTCATGTTATTGGTCATGATTTTTTCTCCCTAAGTTCGGAATACAAATAAGGCACCAGAATGGCAAGAATACCGGCTAGCATCATCATGGCACTGGCAGCACCAAGACCAATCTGACCACGCGTAAATGAATGGGCATACATAAACAATGCTGGTAGGTCTGAAGAATAACCTGGCCCCCCAGCCGTCATTGCGGTCACTAAATCAAAACTCTTAATTGCTATATGCGATGTAATGATTACCGCGCTGAAGAACACAGGTCGCAGGCAAGGTAGAATAATTTTCACGTAAATCGTCGGCAGATTAGCACCATCAATTTGAGCGGCTTTGATGATGGATGAATCGATACCACGAAGACCCGCGAGGAACATCGCCATTACAAAACCGGAAGATTGCCATACCGCAGCAATGACCAAGGTATAGACCGCCATATCAGAGTCAACCAACCAGTCGAATTTGAAGTCTGTAAATCCCCAGTCGTGCATCAGTTTCTCGATGCCCAGACCTGGGTTTAGAATCCATTTCCAAGCCGTACCCGTAACAATGAACGACAACGCCATCGGATAGAGATAAATAGTACGAATCGCCCCTTCCTGACGAATATTTTGATCTAACAATATTGCTAGACCGACACCTAAACCGATTGCGACCAGCATAAACAGCAGACCAAAAATGCCTAAGTTTGAAATCGAAGTGATCCAACGATCGTTATCCATTAGCTTTTCGTACTGGGTAAAACCGACAAAATTAAAGCTAGGTAGAAATCGAGAGTTGGTCATAGATAGTGCGGCAGTCCAGAAGATGTAACCGTAAATACACACCACAGTAACCAACATGGTCGGTGCTAATACGATCTTCGGCAGCCAGGTTTGTAGCCTGTCAGCAAAGCTTGGCTTATAGACAGACTGACTTTTTGACCCAGTCAAAACATGCTCCATAACGAATCCTTGTGACACTTTCCCTGAAAGTAAGTCTTAGAAGGAAAGGACAAGCAGGCTCCCCACAAGCCTGCCTGCCCTTGGGGGTGACAGAATAAAGCGCCGTTAAATCGCCGCTTTTACTGCTTTCGCCAGTTTCTGCGCGGCGTCTTGCGGATTGGCATCTTTGTCATTGAAGAAGTTAGTCACAACATCAAAAATCGCGCCTTGTGCGTAGCTGGTTGTTGACATGCCGTGCGCCATACTTGGTACGAGATCACCGGATTTCGCCGTCGCTTTAAACTCGTCCATTGAATCCAGTGCACACTTGTCAAACTTCGACATATCCATATCCAGACGCACTGGAATCGAACCTTTATTCAGGTTAAACACTTCTTGGAATTTAGGGTCAAGAATGGTCGCTGCCAGCGCTTTTTGCGCTTGTTGGTTACCTGATTCGCCTAGCTCAAAGAAAGCAAAGCTGTCGACATTATGAGTAAATTGACCTGCGGTACCCGGAGCTGGTACACAGACATAATCTTTACCTGCCACTTTGCCGGCTGCTGAGAATTCGCCCTTCGCCCAATCACCCATGATTTGCATCGCTGCTTCACCATTGATCACCATAGAAGTCGCAACGTTCCAGTCACGGCCCGGCGAGTTTGAGTCGATGTAATCATGCATTTTCTGGAATTTGGCAAACACGTCGACCATCTTGTCGCCAGACAGAACATCCATATCCAGCTCAACAAAGGCTTTGACGTAGTCTTCGCTGCCTAAAACATCAAGCGCAACCGCTTCAAACACAGTAGCGTCCTGCCATGGCTGACCACCGTGGGCCAACGGGATTAAACCAGCTGCTTTAATTTTGTCACCTGCGACAAAAAACTCATCCAAGGTCGTTGGGACTTTTGCGCCCGCTTTTTCAAATACCGCTGGGTTTGCCCAAAGCCAGTTCACACGGTGAACGTTGACTGGCACAGCGACAAAATCACCATCCCACTTCATGACGTCGGTCACCATTTTTGGCACCACGCCATCCCAGTTACCTTTTTCTGCAACGTCATCAAGATTAGTCAGGAAACCCAGACCACCCCACTCTTGAATGTCATGGCCTTTGATCTGCGCCGCTGAAGGTGGGTTGCCTGACACCGCGCGAGTTTTCAGTACCGTCATCGCACTTTCACCACCGCCACCAGCAACCGCAAAATCCTTCCAGCTATGGCCTTGTTCTTCCAGCATGTCTTTCAGAACAGAAATGGATTTAGCTTCGCCACCAGAAGTCCACCAGTGAAGCACTTCAACTTCACCCGCTTGAGTCATAGAAGCCGCTGATAGAAGGGATAAGGTAAGTAGGGTTTTATTCATTTTCATTATTATCTTCCATGTATTGGATTAGACACAGGGCTGACAGCGAACAAGCCCCCTGTTTCATGTGTTCGAAAATGAGTGTATAGATTTGTACAGATTAGATTGAAACAAACCGTAATAAGAATGTAACACCAATGTTACATTAGACTTCAAGTGTCGGTGGGATAAAGAGTTGCGCTCTCAAACCGCCTTGTGGGCGATTGCTGATAATGAGATCTCCGCCGTGCCCATGCAGAATGTTACGGCAGATACCTAAGCCTAAACCGTGGCCTTGGTCATCAGAAGCCAAGCGAAAATACGGCTCAAAAACGGCTTCGAGCTTATCACTTGGTATGCCCGGTCCAACATCGTCAATCGAGACGGAAATCCATTCATCCGTCACTTCAATCGACACGCTCGCACTATTTCCATATTTAACCGCATTATCGATTAAATTGGTCAACACTCGCTTAATGGCTAAGGGCTTAGCCACCATAGGTTCCATCTCGATTGGAGTAAAAGTGACGCAATCACGCTTAAAGTTCATCGGTTCTATTACCGACTGAATCATGGCATTGAGATCAATAAAGGCATTGTTCTCGTGTAAATCAGTGTCTTTCACACATTGAAGTGCCCCTTTGACCATCATCTCCAGCTCATCTAAGTCCTGATTGAATTTATGACGTTTTTTGTCGTCATCGAGTAGCTCAGCTCTTAACCGTAATCGAGTGATCGGCGTTTTGAGATCATGCGATATAGACGAAAACAGATGCTCCCTATCAGCCACATAGCGTCTGATACGCTGCTGCATACGATTAAACGCTCGCGTCGCAGTGACCAGTTCGCTCGCCCCTTCTTCACCTAGTGGCGGCTGATCAATATCCATGCTCATTTCATTGGCCGCTTTTGCCAAACGCTTTAAGGGTTTGACTTGCCGACGCATTAACAGATAAGTCAGACCAAGCAACAAGGTCGTCGAGAAGAAGATAAACAGGATCTGCTCTCGACCAATTAAGGTGTCATCCAATGTGACATAGGGTGCGGGAAGTAACGCAGCAATATAGACCCACTCATTGCTCTTAAGCTCAATCTGTACCACCAGGACGGGAGGATCAATGGGTGATAATGTTAAAGTATGATGCGCCCATGATTTGGGTAAATCACTAAGGTAGATGTCATTCTTTAGTAGACGAAGATTGTGCGCATGAGAAAAGTCGACAGATATCGAAGACACCTTAGGTAACTTGTCGTTGAGCACAGTTTCCACCGCAGAAAGTGAGGCTCTTTTTAACTGTGTATCTGGAATCGGCTCAACAATCAGCTTTTCTTTGTTGAATGACACAAAGAAACGCGTGCCACCCATATTACGAATCTGATCCAGTACAATATGACGATAGCGCGTCGGTAGGGATTGGAAAAATGTCACGGTTGAAGCAAACATGTTCGCCATGCTTTCAGAGGCAGACTGAATACCTGCCAACTCTTTTTGCTTCGATTCGGTGTACCAGATAGCCGTGGCAATGCCCTGCGCTAATATCACCGCTAACAACGCTAGCCCTAGAGTACGGGTGACCAAGGAATTGGGTTTTAGCCTATGTAATAGAGCGTTCATCTATCAATGTTCGATGCTGACTGGTACGGCGAGGATATAGCCATTTCCGCGCATAGTTTTAATATATTGCGGGTATTTACCACTATCACCCAGACGCTGACGCAAGCGACTCAACTGGACGTCAATACCTCGCTCAAAGGGAAGTGCCTCTCGCCCTCTGGTCGCAAAAGAGATCGTATCGCGATCTAAAACCTCATTCGGGCGCGAGAGAAACAGCATTAAGAGTGCAAAGTCACTGCCCGACAGATCGTGTTCTTCTTGGGTATCACTATGGGTAATTTTGTGCGCTAAGGTATCAAGTTGCCAGTCGCCAAACGTAATCTGTTTTGGTAGAGAATCCGAACTTTTTTTCTTCATTGACTTGAACTCGTCGCAAGACTGCTTTGATTCGAGCGATGAGCTGACGTGGATTAAATGGCTTGGCAATGTAGTCATCGGCACCAATTTCCAGACCGATGATCTGATCAGTTTCGTCCGACACTGCGGTAAGCATAATAATAGGTACATTCGAGTCGCGACGAATATGTTGGCACAAGGTAAAGCCATCATCACCCGGTAGCATCACATCAAGAAGCACCATATCAGGGTAGCCTTCTTGATCAAGGTGCGCCTTTAATTCTTCGCCATCCGCCACGGCGTTGACCTGATAACCCGCTTTGGTTAGGTATTCACCCAACAGCTCCCGAATTTCTAGATCATCATCTACAACAAGTATCTTTGCGTTCATTCACTTCAATTATTACTTACGATGTCTGGCTCTAGTTTAGAGATTAATAGGAATGGGGCAGATTGATAAAATTGGATTATTTGATCACAAAACAGATTCAGATCACAACCTATTAACAAATATAAAAGTAATTCAGTACTTTTTAACAAGAGAGGTCAATTAGGAAGAGCTGCTGAAGGGAATTGACTAAAGCAGTGGTTAAGGTTGAGCGGCGACAGAGAAGACATATGCAGTCCATTTGCAAAGCTGTTATCGCAGAAAGTAGCATAAAGCGGATAGATATGCTTCGAAAGCTGCCCTAATAAATGATGTTATAACCACGTCCCTGAACACTTATTAAGGCTTTGCTTTAGTGTCATTCAATATTAAATAAGAGCGAAAACACCCACAATCCCGACAAGAGAAAATAGGCAAGTGCGGCTGATAACGCCAAAGTTAGAAGGTTGGATCATTTCTTGATGCTGCATACGTTCTCCTCGTTGTTTTTATTACATCTTAATTACAATATGATGAATTCGAAGAATTTTCTCAACACACATCAAGATTAAATTTTTATGACAATCTGAATAAAATGAGAGATTAGGCTTATTTTTTGATTTTTTAAGAGTGTAAACAATTGGCTCCAGTGCGCGATTTGTCGGTAAGTTGTGGCTAAATTTCGCGAAAACCTAATTAAATGAAGGCAATTAAGATTTTAGTTCATTAAGGAACGAAGCGGTAAATTTATTTCAAGCCTAAGCTAATGCGCACAAAGCTATCATCTTCGTAATCAACTTTATGTTCAAAGATTGCGGAAGCGTAAATGGTTCGAAGAATGGCATGCTTTTCGCCACGAGTACCACGAAATAGCATTGAAATATCAGCAGATAGACGATTGCGATTATCAAAATGCGCATTCAAATCCGGTGACAGCACACACAATAGACAACCTTTAGGATTAAAGGCTAAGTCCACCTCTTCTGCACTAGACACCAGCACCGTTGTATTGAGTTCTTTCTCTATAGAGTTGATAAGCAAAAGAAAACTGTCTAAATGAGGCAATTCATCACCATGAATTGGTGAGAACAGATTGCCTAGCATTGATTCCATATCCAGACGCTGAGATCGAGCGTGACTGACCAGAGAGCGGACTTTCTTCTTAAAAGGCTTATACTTCTTGCTGTTAGCCGCTTTGTTCAGCCAAGCAGAAAGTATATCATTGATGTCCGAACGCGACTTTCGGCCTAAAGCCTGTGCAGAATGATTAGTGTGCAGATGAAGCAATGCATGTAATGCTAGCTCAGACAGAAGAGGCTCAAACTCGGGTTTAATTTTAGTATGGATACTGCGCATGTTGTCTGAACGTATGGGGCCCTGTTCAAGCTTAGGTACTTTGAGAAGGAACGACATGCTACAGAAAAGCTCAGCTTATGTACAGGTCAAATTCAGTGCAATCGTCACGCTATGGTTATGAGCCAGTTTTCATCCTTTCACAGAAAGACAAAACCCTGACAGCCGCTAAGCCATCAGGGTTTTTAAAGAAATGGCACGCCCTGCAGGATTCGAACCTGCGACCACATGCTTAGAAGGCACGTGCTCTATCCAACTGAGCTAAGGGCGCGCTACAGGGAAAGGATTATACGAGTTCGAGTTCTTAAAACAAGGTATTTTCTTAACATTCTGATCTGAATGACTAAAAAAAGGTCACCAGATTGCATTTTGATTAAAAACACCTCAAGGCAAACGTTTGCTTATAGATGTTAGTCAAATTTTTTGCGACAATGCGCGGCAACTAGATAGCCATTCTATTTAAAGGAACGCCATGACTGCTCAAAATATTGATGGAACACTTATTTCTCAAACCGTTCGATCGGAAGTTGCCGCTCGTGTGAAGGCTCGTGTCAATTCTGGCTTAAGAGCACCTGGCCTTGCTGTAGTGCTGGTCGGGGAAGATCCGGCATCGCAAGTGTACGTTGGAAGCAAGCGTCGCGCGTGTGAAGAAGTAGGGTTCGTATCAAAATCATTTGATCTTTCTGCTTCAACTTCAGAAGAAGCATTGTTGTCTCTAATTGATGAGTTGAATGCTGACGAAGAAATTGATGGTATTCTGGTACAGCTTCCGTTACCCGCTGGTATCGATGCAACACATGTATTAGAGCGTATTCACCCAGAAAAAGACGTTGATGGCTTCCACCCTTATAACGTTGGTCGTCTTGCTCAACGTATCCCTAAACTTCGGTCATGCACACCCAAAGGCATCATCACGTTACTTGACCGCTACAATATCAACCTTCGCGGTAAGCATGCGGTTGTTGTAGGCGCATCTAACATTGTTGGCCGCCCTATGACGCTTGAGCTTCTGCTAGCGGGCTGTACAACGACCACTTGTCACCGATTCACCAAAGATCTCGAAAGCCACGTGCGACAAGCTGATGTAGTGGTAGTGGCGGTAGGTAAACCTAACTTTATTCCAGGTAATTGGATCAAAGAAGGCGCCGTGGTAGTCGATGTCGGTATCAACCGCTTAGAGTCTGGAAAACTAGTCGGTGACGTCGATTACAAAAACGCAAAGGAAAGCGCGAGCTTTATTACGCCCGTTCCTGGTGGTGTTGGTCCAATGACAGTAGCCAGCTTGATTGAGAATACGATGTTGGCTTGTGAACAGTTCCACACCAAACAGAAATAACAAAAAAGCCACTCTTCATGAGTGGCTTTTTCAATCATCCAGTATGAATCATAGCTTTTGTCGACCTAACAGTGAATGTGAGAGGGTTGTGCCATCCACCAACTCTAATTCACCACCTACAGGGACGCCATGGGCAATTCTGCTCGCCTGAACCTGATGTTCCTTACACAATTCAGCGATATAATGTGCTGTGGCCTCCCCTTCGACTGTGGGGTTGGTCGCGAGAATGACTTCGGAAACATCCCCTCGGCGTAAGCGGTAGTCGAGCACATCCAGACCAATATCACTCGGACCAATTCCGTCAAGGGGAGACAAATGCCCCATCAAAACAAAATAGCGGCCAGAAAACTGACCCGTTGACTCTACAGCAGCAATATCAGCCGGGCTTTCAACTACACAAATTTGACCATTTTCCTGACGTTTAGGATTGGTACAAATATGGCAGGTTTCTTCTTCGGTAAACGTGCGACATTCATTGCAGTGACCAATTTCCGTCATCGCATGGCTTAACGCATCCGATAACTGCAAACCACCTTTTCTATCGCGCTGTAACAAATGAAAGGCCATACGTTGAGCCGACTTGGGACCAACCCCAGGCAGACAACGCAAGGCCTCCATCAATTGCTCCAGCATATGACTGGTGCGCATTAACTAACCCTATCGATTAGAAAGGCATTTTCATGCCCGGTGGTAGTTGCATACCTCCAGTCACGCCAGCCATTTTTTCTTTCTGAGTTTCTTCAACACGACGAGCAGCATCGTTGAAAGCAGCAGCGATAAGGTCTTCTAACATTTCCTTGTCGTCTTCCATCAGACTTTCATCAATTTCAACGCGACGCACGCTGTGGCTGCCCGTGATAGTGACTTTTACTAGGCCTGCACCAGACTCACCTGTCACTTCCATATTTGCAATTTCTTCTTGAAGCTTTTGCATACGCTCTTGCATTTGCTGGGCTTGCTTCATCAAATTGCCCATACCGCCTTTACCAAACATGATTATCTCTCTGGTTATTTAGCCTATTTCGTTAATAAATGGGGTCGAAGTATGACTTTTCAACCCCAGAGTTAGATTGGTCGTACACTGTCTTTATCGAGTTCTGCAGCAAATCTTTGCTCAATGAACTGAACATGATTATCATTTTCTAAGCTCATAAACGCCTGTTGCAATCTTCCTTGATAAAGTTTTTCTCTCAGCTCTAAAGGTGTTTCTCCGCTATCGCCTATCTTAACAGTAAGATGGCAATCCTCACCAATAGCTCTGTTGACTGCCTCGAGTAACTCACTTTGCGCACGCTCAGTATTTAAATGCGCCTGCTGAGGCCTTAATGTCAGTGCGATTAATGAACCTTGTTTTTCATAATGGGAGTTCAGAGCCAATTGCTCAGTCAGCTTAGCCGTGTCCAGCTGACTAATCAGCTTTGCCCACTCATTTTTCCCTAGGCTCTCTTCTGCTAATTTTTGGGCCATTTCAGGTGTTTTCTCATGCTCCAACGCTTTTTTTATCTGAGTTGGAGTCAGTTCACTACCCTGTTTTTCGACTTGAGTTAAAGTCGGCTTCCACTGATAAGGTTCATTCTTAATCGGCTCAGGTGTCGCTACCGACTGCGAGTTTGACAATGGCGACACCGGCAGAGTTCCTGATTGTCGCTGAGCAACTCGGTCAAGAACAGATTCTGATTTTTTTGCTGATGTCGCGTTAGCCTTTTTTGGCGTATTTCCTTGATGGTTCCCTTTACGTTGAGAACGAAGCTGATGACGCAACCCACTCACAGGCGATGTAGGCTGGCCCTGTTGCACTGAAGGCGGAACCTGCTGCTCTTGAGACATAGATGGATCCGGTGTGTCATGCTGCAAAGGCTCGTAATCCATAGGCTCATGGCGATATTGCTCTGGCATGTAACCAGCCGGCGGTAACGCTTCTCGATCCTGCCGATGGGAAGGAGTCGGTACGACAGGCGACGTGGTACTGTGAGTCGTCGCACTAGAGAGAGGTTGAGAGACTGACGCTGGAGTCGTCAGCTCAGACTGAGTAACATCTGTCGAGATTGCTTGTGCATCAGGTTTCGCTGATGGCCTGAATGCCATCATTCTCAGCACAACCATCTCTAGACCAATGCGCTCTGAAGGCGCTAAAGGAAGATCTTGGCGACCTTTCAAAGCAATTTGATAGTACAGCTGAACATCTTGAGGCGCTAAAGCACGACTCAAAAGCTCTACTTTTTTCTGCGTCAGGCTGTGCCTTGTCCAAGGTTGCAGGCAGTGCCTGATACATGGCGAGACGATGCAACTGAGTCGCAAGCTGTTGGAGCAGCCCATCCCATTCAACGCCGTTTTGCGCTAAGGCAGATAAACGGTCCATCGCCACCTGAGGTTGCTTTGAGCTGATCGCCTCAAGCAAATGCAACGCCTGGTCGGTATCCAGTGTGCCCAACATGTGTGCCACACTGTCAGTAAGTACTTGTCCGTTACCTAATGCAATGGCCTGATCACTTAAGCTCAATGCATCACGCATACTACCATCAGCAGCGTGTGCTATCATTCCAAGCGCTCGCGGCTCAGAGGAAACTTGCTCATGTTTTAAAATATGATCCAACTGTTCATGGATACTATCAACACTGATTGGCTTGAGATGAAACTGCAAACAACGGGATAAAATGGTAACAGGTAGCTTTTGCGGATCAGTCGTCGCCAGAAGGAATTTAACATACTCAGGCGGCTCTTCGAGTGTTTTAAGTAATGCGTTAAAACTGTGGCGCGAGAGCATGTGGACTTCATCGATTAGATAAACCTTAAATCGACCACGTGCAGGCTTATATTGCACGTTATCCAGCAATTCACGAGTATCTTCAACTTTAGTGCGTGACGCAGCATCGATTTCCAATAGGTCGACAAAACGGCCTTCATCGATTTCTTTACAAGTAGCACAAGTACCACAAGGCGTCGCTGTGATTCCTGTTTC
This window of the Vibrio neptunius genome carries:
- the ugpC gene encoding sn-glycerol-3-phosphate ABC transporter ATP-binding protein UgpC, with protein sequence MATLELKQIRKTYPKAEQETLKGIDISIDSGEFLILVGPSGCGKSTLMNTIAGLEGISSGEIVIDGRDVSVVEPKDRDIAMVFQSYALYPNMTVRGNIAFGLKIRKMPDAEIDAEVQRVAEMLQIDHLLDRKPSQLSGGQRQRVAMGRALARRPKLYLFDEPLSNLDAKLRVEMRHQIKRLHQQLNTTIVYVTHDQIEAMTLADRIAVMKDGELQQLGTPHEIYNTPNNMFVAGFMGSPSMNFIKTMVDLDDEQQPVIKVKGGNEQEHHIRLPNSMREQDGKEVVIGLRPEHITEKENQESSATTQLDLQLEVLEPTGPDTIAMIKVNGQEVACRLSPEFDARVGQIAPLHFDLSKAVFFDAQTEQRIEFH
- a CDS encoding carbohydrate ABC transporter permease; its protein translation is MTNNMNFARLFIYSALIFFCLVYLMPLFVMVITSFKTLPDIKAGNLMSLPKEWVFDAWYKAWDGACTGVKCEGVKGYFWNSFQMVIPAVAISTLLGAFNGYVVTKWQFRGSNLFFSLLLFGCFIPFQVILLPMAAVLGKLGLANTTAGLVTVHVIYGMAFTTLFFRNFYISIPDELIKAAKLDGAGFFTIFFKILLPLSTPIIMVTVIWQFTSIWNDFLFGVVYSGSDTQPITVALNNLVNTSTGVKEYNVDMAAAIIAALPTLLVYVLAGKYFVRGLTAGSVKG
- a CDS encoding sugar ABC transporter permease codes for the protein MEHVLTGSKSQSVYKPSFADRLQTWLPKIVLAPTMLVTVVCIYGYIFWTAALSMTNSRFLPSFNFVGFTQYEKLMDNDRWITSISNLGIFGLLFMLVAIGLGVGLAILLDQNIRQEGAIRTIYLYPMALSFIVTGTAWKWILNPGLGIEKLMHDWGFTDFKFDWLVDSDMAVYTLVIAAVWQSSGFVMAMFLAGLRGIDSSIIKAAQIDGANLPTIYVKIILPCLRPVFFSAVIITSHIAIKSFDLVTAMTAGGPGYSSDLPALFMYAHSFTRGQIGLGAASAMMMLAGILAILVPYLYSELREKKS
- a CDS encoding ABC transporter substrate-binding protein, with translation MKMNKTLLTLSLLSAASMTQAGEVEVLHWWTSGGEAKSISVLKDMLEEQGHSWKDFAVAGGGGESAMTVLKTRAVSGNPPSAAQIKGHDIQEWGGLGFLTNLDDVAEKGNWDGVVPKMVTDVMKWDGDFVAVPVNVHRVNWLWANPAVFEKAGAKVPTTLDEFFVAGDKIKAAGLIPLAHGGQPWQDATVFEAVALDVLGSEDYVKAFVELDMDVLSGDKMVDVFAKFQKMHDYIDSNSPGRDWNVATSMVINGEAAMQIMGDWAKGEFSAAGKVAGKDYVCVPAPGTAGQFTHNVDSFAFFELGESGNQQAQKALAATILDPKFQEVFNLNKGSIPVRLDMDMSKFDKCALDSMDEFKATAKSGDLVPSMAHGMSTTSYAQGAIFDVVTNFFNDKDANPQDAAQKLAKAVKAAI
- a CDS encoding HAMP domain-containing protein, whose protein sequence is MNALLHRLKPNSLVTRTLGLALLAVILAQGIATAIWYTESKQKELAGIQSASESMANMFASTVTFFQSLPTRYRHIVLDQIRNMGGTRFFVSFNKEKLIVEPIPDTQLKRASLSAVETVLNDKLPKVSSISVDFSHAHNLRLLKNDIYLSDLPKSWAHHTLTLSPIDPPVLVVQIELKSNEWVYIAALLPAPYVTLDDTLIGREQILFIFFSTTLLLGLTYLLMRRQVKPLKRLAKAANEMSMDIDQPPLGEEGASELVTATRAFNRMQQRIRRYVADREHLFSSISHDLKTPITRLRLRAELLDDDKKRHKFNQDLDELEMMVKGALQCVKDTDLHENNAFIDLNAMIQSVIEPMNFKRDCVTFTPIEMEPMVAKPLAIKRVLTNLIDNAVKYGNSASVSIEVTDEWISVSIDDVGPGIPSDKLEAVFEPYFRLASDDQGHGLGLGICRNILHGHGGDLIISNRPQGGLRAQLFIPPTLEV
- a CDS encoding DUF2913 family protein, whose amino-acid sequence is MRSIHTKIKPEFEPLLSELALHALLHLHTNHSAQALGRKSRSDINDILSAWLNKAANSKKYKPFKKKVRSLVSHARSQRLDMESMLGNLFSPIHGDELPHLDSFLLLINSIEKELNTTVLVSSAEEVDLAFNPKGCLLCVLSPDLNAHFDNRNRLSADISMLFRGTRGEKHAILRTIYASAIFEHKVDYEDDSFVRISLGLK
- the folD gene encoding bifunctional methylenetetrahydrofolate dehydrogenase/methenyltetrahydrofolate cyclohydrolase FolD encodes the protein MTAQNIDGTLISQTVRSEVAARVKARVNSGLRAPGLAVVLVGEDPASQVYVGSKRRACEEVGFVSKSFDLSASTSEEALLSLIDELNADEEIDGILVQLPLPAGIDATHVLERIHPEKDVDGFHPYNVGRLAQRIPKLRSCTPKGIITLLDRYNINLRGKHAVVVGASNIVGRPMTLELLLAGCTTTTCHRFTKDLESHVRQADVVVVAVGKPNFIPGNWIKEGAVVVDVGINRLESGKLVGDVDYKNAKESASFITPVPGGVGPMTVASLIENTMLACEQFHTKQK
- the recR gene encoding recombination mediator RecR, whose amino-acid sequence is MRTSHMLEQLMEALRCLPGVGPKSAQRMAFHLLQRDRKGGLQLSDALSHAMTEIGHCNECRTFTEEETCHICTNPKRQENGQICVVESPADIAAVESTGQFSGRYFVLMGHLSPLDGIGPSDIGLDVLDYRLRRGDVSEVILATNPTVEGEATAHYIAELCKEHQVQASRIAHGVPVGGELELVDGTTLSHSLLGRQKL
- a CDS encoding YbaB/EbfC family nucleoid-associated protein; the encoded protein is MFGKGGMGNLMKQAQQMQERMQKLQEEIANMEVTGESGAGLVKVTITGSHSVRRVEIDESLMEDDKEMLEDLIAAAFNDAARRVEETQKEKMAGVTGGMQLPPGMKMPF